Proteins from a genomic interval of Methanophagales archaeon:
- a CDS encoding diphthine--ammonia ligase translates to MKRNSESENMAKRVFCSWSGGKDSCLACYRAMLDGRFEVSHLLNFLAEDGKRERAHGTRSSLLKLQSEAIGIPMVQVNASWAGYERKFKQAVSELKLEGVQGGVFGDIDLIEHREWVERICSELKIEPVIPLWGRDPGDIVQEFIEEGFEAIVVATRIKEEWLGRRFDESFIEELKNYNFNLCGESGEYHTFVLDGPIFKRRLKINASELERVHVNGMWFLDIKSGELV, encoded by the coding sequence ATGAAACGAAATAGCGAGAGTGAGAATATGGCTAAGCGCGTTTTCTGCTCCTGGAGTGGTGGGAAGGATAGCTGTTTAGCATGTTACAGAGCAATGCTTGACGGCAGGTTTGAGGTCTCGCATCTCCTGAACTTCTTAGCTGAGGATGGTAAGCGTGAAAGAGCACACGGTACTCGCTCTTCTCTACTGAAACTTCAATCAGAAGCAATAGGGATACCAATGGTTCAGGTGAATGCATCATGGGCGGGCTATGAGCGTAAATTCAAGCAAGCGGTGAGCGAGTTAAAGCTCGAAGGTGTGCAAGGTGGCGTTTTTGGCGATATTGACCTGATTGAGCACCGCGAATGGGTGGAACGAATTTGTAGTGAGCTCAAAATAGAGCCTGTCATACCGCTCTGGGGGCGCGACCCCGGGGATATAGTGCAGGAGTTCATAGAAGAAGGCTTTGAAGCTATAGTAGTTGCGACGCGGATAAAAGAGGAATGGCTGGGCAGGAGATTTGACGAATCCTTCATCGAAGAGCTGAAGAATTACAATTTCAATCTGTGTGGCGAATCAGGCGAGTATCATACTTTCGTGCTTGACGGACCGATATTCAAGCGCAGGCTAAAAATAAATGCGAGTGAGCTGGAGAGAGTGCATGTGAACGGGATGTGGTTTCTGGACATAAAAAGCGGTGAACTGGTATGA